From Lagenorhynchus albirostris chromosome 10, mLagAlb1.1, whole genome shotgun sequence, the proteins below share one genomic window:
- the DLK2 gene encoding protein delta homolog 2 isoform X1 — protein MPLSLLGSLSLGTGICAAISASGRLPACAVPQVSARLAVRLSLPGPGLTMPSGCRCLHLVCLLCILGAPVKPARADDCSSHCDLAHGCCAPDGSCRCDPGWEGLHCERCVRMPGCQHGTCHQPWQCICHSGWAGKFCDKDEHICTTQSPCRNGGQCVYDGGGKYHCVCPPGFHGRDCERKAGPCEQAGSPCRNGGQCQDDQGFALNFTCRCLAGFVGARCEVNVDDCLMRPCANGATCLDGINRFSCLCPEGFAGRFCTINLDDCASHPCQRGARCRDRVHDFDCLCPSGYGGKTCELVLPVPDPATIADIPPGPTLAVVVPATGPVPHSGGAGLLRISVKEVVRRQEARLGESSLVAVVLFGAVTAALVLSTVLLTLRAWRRGVCPPGPCCYSAPHYAPAHQDQECQVSMLSAGLPLPPDLPPEPGKTTAL, from the exons atgcCCCTCTCCCTTCTCGGCTCGTTATCACTCGGAACCGGAATCTGTGCCGCTATCTCCGCGTCCGGCCGCCTCCCAGCCTGTGCCGTCCCACAGGTGTCCGCACGTCTGGCGGTCCGTCTGTCCCTCCCGGGGCCGGGGCTGACCATGCCCAGCGGCTGCCGCTGCCTACATCTCGTGTGCCTGTTGTGCATCCTGGGGGCACCCGTAAAGCCTGCCCGAG CTGATGACTGCAGCTCCCACTGTGACCTGGCCCATGGCTGCTGTGCGCCTGATGGCTCCTGCAG GTGTGACCCGGGCTGGGAGGGGCTGCACTGTGAGCGCTGTGTGAGGATGCCTGGCTGCCAGCACGGTACCTGCCACCAGCCCTGGCAGTGCATCTGTCACAGTGGCTGGGCAGGCAAGTTCTGTGACAAAG ATGAGCACATCTGTACCACACAGTCCCCCTGCCGGAACGGAGGCCAGTGCGTGTATGACGGGGGCGGCAAGTACCACTGTGTGTGCCCACCGGGCTTCCACGGGCGTGACTGTGAGCGCAAGGCCGGACCCTGTGAGCAGGCAGG CTCCCCGTGCCGGAATGGCGGGCAGTGCCAGGACGACCAGGGCTTCGCCCTCAACTTCACATGCCGCTGCTTGGCGGGCTTTGTGGGTGCccgctgtgaggtgaacgtggaCGACTGTCTGATGCGGCCTTGTGCTAACGGCGCCACCTGCCTGGACGGCATCAACCGcttctcctgcctctgccctgaggGCTTTGCTGGGCGCTTCTGCACCATCAACCTGGATGACTGTGCCAGCCACCCATGCCAGAGAGGGGCCCGCTGTCGGGACCGGGTCCACGACTTTGACTGTCTCTGCCCAAGTGGCTATGGTGGCAAGACTTGTGAGCTAGTCTTACCCGTCCCAGATCCCGCCACCATAGCGGACATCCCCCCGGGGCCCACCTTGGCTGTGGTGGTACCTGCCACGGGGCCTGTTCCCCACAGCGGGGGCGCCGGTCTGCTGCGCATCTCCGTGAAGGAGGTAGTGCGGAGGCAAGAGGCCAGGCTGGGCGAGTCCAGCCTAGTGGCCGTGGTGCTGTTTGGGGCTGTCACTGCCGCTCTGGTTCTGTCCACGGTGTTGCTGACCCTGAGGGCCTGGCGCCGGGGTGTCTGCCCCCCTGGACCCTGTTGCTACTCTGCCCCACACTATGCCCCGGCGCACCAGGACCAGGAGTGTCAGGTTAGCATGCTGTCGGCAGGGCTCCCCCTGCCGCCTGACTTGCCCCCTGAGCCTGGGAAGACCACAGCACTGTGA
- the DLK2 gene encoding protein delta homolog 2 isoform X3, with protein MPLSLLGSLSLGTGICAAISASGRLPACAVPQVSARLAVRLSLPGPGLTMPSGCRCLHLVCLLCILGAPVKPARADDCSSHCDLAHGCCAPDGSCSSPCRNGGQCQDDQGFALNFTCRCLAGFVGARCEVNVDDCLMRPCANGATCLDGINRFSCLCPEGFAGRFCTINLDDCASHPCQRGARCRDRVHDFDCLCPSGYGGKTCELVLPVPDPATIADIPPGPTLAVVVPATGPVPHSGGAGLLRISVKEVVRRQEARLGESSLVAVVLFGAVTAALVLSTVLLTLRAWRRGVCPPGPCCYSAPHYAPAHQDQECQVSMLSAGLPLPPDLPPEPGKTTAL; from the exons atgcCCCTCTCCCTTCTCGGCTCGTTATCACTCGGAACCGGAATCTGTGCCGCTATCTCCGCGTCCGGCCGCCTCCCAGCCTGTGCCGTCCCACAGGTGTCCGCACGTCTGGCGGTCCGTCTGTCCCTCCCGGGGCCGGGGCTGACCATGCCCAGCGGCTGCCGCTGCCTACATCTCGTGTGCCTGTTGTGCATCCTGGGGGCACCCGTAAAGCCTGCCCGAG CTGATGACTGCAGCTCCCACTGTGACCTGGCCCATGGCTGCTGTGCGCCTGATGGCTCCTGCAG CTCCCCGTGCCGGAATGGCGGGCAGTGCCAGGACGACCAGGGCTTCGCCCTCAACTTCACATGCCGCTGCTTGGCGGGCTTTGTGGGTGCccgctgtgaggtgaacgtggaCGACTGTCTGATGCGGCCTTGTGCTAACGGCGCCACCTGCCTGGACGGCATCAACCGcttctcctgcctctgccctgaggGCTTTGCTGGGCGCTTCTGCACCATCAACCTGGATGACTGTGCCAGCCACCCATGCCAGAGAGGGGCCCGCTGTCGGGACCGGGTCCACGACTTTGACTGTCTCTGCCCAAGTGGCTATGGTGGCAAGACTTGTGAGCTAGTCTTACCCGTCCCAGATCCCGCCACCATAGCGGACATCCCCCCGGGGCCCACCTTGGCTGTGGTGGTACCTGCCACGGGGCCTGTTCCCCACAGCGGGGGCGCCGGTCTGCTGCGCATCTCCGTGAAGGAGGTAGTGCGGAGGCAAGAGGCCAGGCTGGGCGAGTCCAGCCTAGTGGCCGTGGTGCTGTTTGGGGCTGTCACTGCCGCTCTGGTTCTGTCCACGGTGTTGCTGACCCTGAGGGCCTGGCGCCGGGGTGTCTGCCCCCCTGGACCCTGTTGCTACTCTGCCCCACACTATGCCCCGGCGCACCAGGACCAGGAGTGTCAGGTTAGCATGCTGTCGGCAGGGCTCCCCCTGCCGCCTGACTTGCCCCCTGAGCCTGGGAAGACCACAGCACTGTGA
- the DLK2 gene encoding protein delta homolog 2 isoform X5: MTAAPTVTWPMAAVRLMAPADEHICTTQSPCRNGGQCVYDGGGKYHCVCPPGFHGRDCERKAGPCEQAGSPCRNGGQCQDDQGFALNFTCRCLAGFVGARCEVNVDDCLMRPCANGATCLDGINRFSCLCPEGFAGRFCTINLDDCASHPCQRGARCRDRVHDFDCLCPSGYGGKTCELVLPVPDPATIADIPPGPTLAVVVPATGPVPHSGGAGLLRISVKEVVRRQEARLGESSLVAVVLFGAVTAALVLSTVLLTLRAWRRGVCPPGPCCYSAPHYAPAHQDQECQVSMLSAGLPLPPDLPPEPGKTTAL; this comes from the exons ATGACTGCAGCTCCCACTGTGACCTGGCCCATGGCTGCTGTGCGCCTGATGGCTCCTGCAG ATGAGCACATCTGTACCACACAGTCCCCCTGCCGGAACGGAGGCCAGTGCGTGTATGACGGGGGCGGCAAGTACCACTGTGTGTGCCCACCGGGCTTCCACGGGCGTGACTGTGAGCGCAAGGCCGGACCCTGTGAGCAGGCAGG CTCCCCGTGCCGGAATGGCGGGCAGTGCCAGGACGACCAGGGCTTCGCCCTCAACTTCACATGCCGCTGCTTGGCGGGCTTTGTGGGTGCccgctgtgaggtgaacgtggaCGACTGTCTGATGCGGCCTTGTGCTAACGGCGCCACCTGCCTGGACGGCATCAACCGcttctcctgcctctgccctgaggGCTTTGCTGGGCGCTTCTGCACCATCAACCTGGATGACTGTGCCAGCCACCCATGCCAGAGAGGGGCCCGCTGTCGGGACCGGGTCCACGACTTTGACTGTCTCTGCCCAAGTGGCTATGGTGGCAAGACTTGTGAGCTAGTCTTACCCGTCCCAGATCCCGCCACCATAGCGGACATCCCCCCGGGGCCCACCTTGGCTGTGGTGGTACCTGCCACGGGGCCTGTTCCCCACAGCGGGGGCGCCGGTCTGCTGCGCATCTCCGTGAAGGAGGTAGTGCGGAGGCAAGAGGCCAGGCTGGGCGAGTCCAGCCTAGTGGCCGTGGTGCTGTTTGGGGCTGTCACTGCCGCTCTGGTTCTGTCCACGGTGTTGCTGACCCTGAGGGCCTGGCGCCGGGGTGTCTGCCCCCCTGGACCCTGTTGCTACTCTGCCCCACACTATGCCCCGGCGCACCAGGACCAGGAGTGTCAGGTTAGCATGCTGTCGGCAGGGCTCCCCCTGCCGCCTGACTTGCCCCCTGAGCCTGGGAAGACCACAGCACTGTGA
- the DLK2 gene encoding protein delta homolog 2 isoform X2: MPSGCRCLHLVCLLCILGAPVKPARADDCSSHCDLAHGCCAPDGSCRCDPGWEGLHCERCVRMPGCQHGTCHQPWQCICHSGWAGKFCDKDEHICTTQSPCRNGGQCVYDGGGKYHCVCPPGFHGRDCERKAGPCEQAGSPCRNGGQCQDDQGFALNFTCRCLAGFVGARCEVNVDDCLMRPCANGATCLDGINRFSCLCPEGFAGRFCTINLDDCASHPCQRGARCRDRVHDFDCLCPSGYGGKTCELVLPVPDPATIADIPPGPTLAVVVPATGPVPHSGGAGLLRISVKEVVRRQEARLGESSLVAVVLFGAVTAALVLSTVLLTLRAWRRGVCPPGPCCYSAPHYAPAHQDQECQVSMLSAGLPLPPDLPPEPGKTTAL; this comes from the exons ATGCCCAGCGGCTGCCGCTGCCTACATCTCGTGTGCCTGTTGTGCATCCTGGGGGCACCCGTAAAGCCTGCCCGAG CTGATGACTGCAGCTCCCACTGTGACCTGGCCCATGGCTGCTGTGCGCCTGATGGCTCCTGCAG GTGTGACCCGGGCTGGGAGGGGCTGCACTGTGAGCGCTGTGTGAGGATGCCTGGCTGCCAGCACGGTACCTGCCACCAGCCCTGGCAGTGCATCTGTCACAGTGGCTGGGCAGGCAAGTTCTGTGACAAAG ATGAGCACATCTGTACCACACAGTCCCCCTGCCGGAACGGAGGCCAGTGCGTGTATGACGGGGGCGGCAAGTACCACTGTGTGTGCCCACCGGGCTTCCACGGGCGTGACTGTGAGCGCAAGGCCGGACCCTGTGAGCAGGCAGG CTCCCCGTGCCGGAATGGCGGGCAGTGCCAGGACGACCAGGGCTTCGCCCTCAACTTCACATGCCGCTGCTTGGCGGGCTTTGTGGGTGCccgctgtgaggtgaacgtggaCGACTGTCTGATGCGGCCTTGTGCTAACGGCGCCACCTGCCTGGACGGCATCAACCGcttctcctgcctctgccctgaggGCTTTGCTGGGCGCTTCTGCACCATCAACCTGGATGACTGTGCCAGCCACCCATGCCAGAGAGGGGCCCGCTGTCGGGACCGGGTCCACGACTTTGACTGTCTCTGCCCAAGTGGCTATGGTGGCAAGACTTGTGAGCTAGTCTTACCCGTCCCAGATCCCGCCACCATAGCGGACATCCCCCCGGGGCCCACCTTGGCTGTGGTGGTACCTGCCACGGGGCCTGTTCCCCACAGCGGGGGCGCCGGTCTGCTGCGCATCTCCGTGAAGGAGGTAGTGCGGAGGCAAGAGGCCAGGCTGGGCGAGTCCAGCCTAGTGGCCGTGGTGCTGTTTGGGGCTGTCACTGCCGCTCTGGTTCTGTCCACGGTGTTGCTGACCCTGAGGGCCTGGCGCCGGGGTGTCTGCCCCCCTGGACCCTGTTGCTACTCTGCCCCACACTATGCCCCGGCGCACCAGGACCAGGAGTGTCAGGTTAGCATGCTGTCGGCAGGGCTCCCCCTGCCGCCTGACTTGCCCCCTGAGCCTGGGAAGACCACAGCACTGTGA
- the DLK2 gene encoding protein delta homolog 2 isoform X4, with product MPGCQHGTCHQPWQCICHSGWAGKFCDKDEHICTTQSPCRNGGQCVYDGGGKYHCVCPPGFHGRDCERKAGPCEQAGSPCRNGGQCQDDQGFALNFTCRCLAGFVGARCEVNVDDCLMRPCANGATCLDGINRFSCLCPEGFAGRFCTINLDDCASHPCQRGARCRDRVHDFDCLCPSGYGGKTCELVLPVPDPATIADIPPGPTLAVVVPATGPVPHSGGAGLLRISVKEVVRRQEARLGESSLVAVVLFGAVTAALVLSTVLLTLRAWRRGVCPPGPCCYSAPHYAPAHQDQECQVSMLSAGLPLPPDLPPEPGKTTAL from the exons ATGCCTGGCTGCCAGCACGGTACCTGCCACCAGCCCTGGCAGTGCATCTGTCACAGTGGCTGGGCAGGCAAGTTCTGTGACAAAG ATGAGCACATCTGTACCACACAGTCCCCCTGCCGGAACGGAGGCCAGTGCGTGTATGACGGGGGCGGCAAGTACCACTGTGTGTGCCCACCGGGCTTCCACGGGCGTGACTGTGAGCGCAAGGCCGGACCCTGTGAGCAGGCAGG CTCCCCGTGCCGGAATGGCGGGCAGTGCCAGGACGACCAGGGCTTCGCCCTCAACTTCACATGCCGCTGCTTGGCGGGCTTTGTGGGTGCccgctgtgaggtgaacgtggaCGACTGTCTGATGCGGCCTTGTGCTAACGGCGCCACCTGCCTGGACGGCATCAACCGcttctcctgcctctgccctgaggGCTTTGCTGGGCGCTTCTGCACCATCAACCTGGATGACTGTGCCAGCCACCCATGCCAGAGAGGGGCCCGCTGTCGGGACCGGGTCCACGACTTTGACTGTCTCTGCCCAAGTGGCTATGGTGGCAAGACTTGTGAGCTAGTCTTACCCGTCCCAGATCCCGCCACCATAGCGGACATCCCCCCGGGGCCCACCTTGGCTGTGGTGGTACCTGCCACGGGGCCTGTTCCCCACAGCGGGGGCGCCGGTCTGCTGCGCATCTCCGTGAAGGAGGTAGTGCGGAGGCAAGAGGCCAGGCTGGGCGAGTCCAGCCTAGTGGCCGTGGTGCTGTTTGGGGCTGTCACTGCCGCTCTGGTTCTGTCCACGGTGTTGCTGACCCTGAGGGCCTGGCGCCGGGGTGTCTGCCCCCCTGGACCCTGTTGCTACTCTGCCCCACACTATGCCCCGGCGCACCAGGACCAGGAGTGTCAGGTTAGCATGCTGTCGGCAGGGCTCCCCCTGCCGCCTGACTTGCCCCCTGAGCCTGGGAAGACCACAGCACTGTGA